The Vulcanimicrobium alpinum sequence GGCGCACTACGGCTGGCTCACGGTCGCGCAGCATCTCGAGTTCGCGCGGCGCACCCAGCCGTCGTACGACGCGGCGTTCGCGAGCGAACTGCTCGCGACGTTCCGGCTCGATCCACGCAAGAAGTCGTCGCGGCTCTCGAAAGGCCAGCAGACGGCGCTGTCGCTGATCCTTGCGCTCGCGCACCGGCCGCAAATCCTCATCCTCGACGAGCCCGCCAGCGGTCTCGATCCGCTGATGCAGCGCGTCGTCCTCGACCTGCTGATCGACGCCGGGACGAGCGGCGCGACGATCCTGCTCTCGTCGCACCAGATCGGGCAGATCGATCGCGCCGCCGACCGCGTCGCGATCATGCGCGACGGGAAGATCGTCCTCGCCGGCGTCCTCGACGACCTGCGCGAAGCCGCGCGGATCGTCGAGGCGACCTTCATCGGAAGCGTCCCGGACTTGGGCGGACTCGAGCGGACGATGCGCGTCGAACAGATCGGCACCAGCATCCGCGTCCATGCGAACAGCGACGCGGCCGCCGTCACGGCACGGCTCGGCGCGCTCGGCGCCGCGGGCGTGCGCGTCGTTGACCGTTCGCTCGAAGACGTCTTTCTCGATGCCGTCGGCGACGGCGAAGGAGCAGTCTGATGTCGTACGTCGAGGTCCTGCGCGCGCGCCGCGCGCTGACGTGGATCTTCGCGATCGAAGCGGCGCTCGTGCTCATCGCGGTCGTCTCGCTCGCGTACGCGCTGCGCGGCGGACCGGTCCACGATCACGGGTCGATGGTGCTCTCGGCCCTCCTCGCGCCGGGAGCGTTCCTCGCGCTGATCGCCGCGACCGCGCTCGCGCCGGGCCTCAGTGCCGAAGGCGGCACGATCGCGCTGCTGTGGACGCGGCCTGCGACGCGCGACCGCATCGCGTGGGCGTACGTTGCGGTCGACGCGCTGGCGATCCTCATCGCGTACGTGGGCGGGATTCTGCTCGCCGCCGTCCCGATCGGGATCGTCTTCGCACTCTTTCACGCGCGGGGGCAGATGCACGTCGACACCGGCGTCGCCGTGACGGAACTGGTGCTGAGCCTCGGCGCCGCGTTCATGTGGTACGCGCTGATAAGCCTCGCCGCGTCGCGCCTTCCGGGGCGCGGACCGCTGCTCGCCGGAGCGAGCTGGGGTGTATTCGTCATCGCCGCCGGGCTGACGCAGGCGCCGTTCCCACCGTGGCTTCACGCGGCGATCATGGCGCTCAACCTGCTCAACCCGCTCGTCTATTTAGGCGGAATTCGTGTCAGCGACGGCGTGACGAGCAACACCAGCGTCATCGCGATGACGCCGGAAGCGCGGGCGATCTGTGCCTGGGCGATTGCCGTCGTCGCGATATTCCTTGCCGCACGGTTGTGGTCGACTCGGGAGGCGTGACGTGACGATCCTTGCTACGCATTTCGCGATCGTGCTGGGCGCGTGGCGCCTGCGCGTGCGCATCGACATCGACGAACCGCGCGACGAACGCCCGGTCCGTCATGCGGAGACGGGCGGCGCAAACGGCGCCGCGACGCCCGAACCGGTCGAATCGCGCGGCGCCTGGAACTGACCGTCGCGGCGGCGAAGCCATCGGCCATGATCGCTCCGCACGCCGATGCCCTGGTCGAACACGTCCGCGCCAACCGCGCGCGCTATCTCGACGAACTGCGCGCGTGGATCGCGATCCCGTCGATCTCCGCGCAGCCGGCGCATGCCGGCGACGTGCGACGGTCTGCCGAGCATGCGGTCGCGCGCATGCGCGCCGCCGGGCTCACCGATGCGGAAGTCCTCGAAACGGGCGGCCATCCGGTTGCGTACGGCGCGTGGCTCGGCGCGCCGGGCGCGCCGACGATCCTGATCTACGGCCACCACGACGTCCAGCCCGACGATCCGATCGCGCTCTGGACCTCGCCGCCGTTCGACGCGCAGGTCCGCGACGGCAAGCTCTACGGCCGCGGCGCCGTCGACGACAAGGGGCAATGTCTGATGCACCTCGCCGCGATCGAAGCGCACCTGCGCGTCAACGGCAAGCTGCCGCTGAACGTCAAGGTGGTGATCGAAGGCGAAGAAGAAGTCAGCTCGGCGCACTTCGAGAGTTTTCTCGCCCGCGAGAAAGAGCGGCTGGCCTGCGACTGCGTCGTCGTCTCCGACACCGCGGTCTTCGCCGAAGACGTCCCGTCCCTGACGACGTCGCTGCGCGGTCTCGTCGGCTGGGAGATCACCGTGCACGGCCCGGCGACCGATCTGCACTCGGGCTACTACGGCGGGATCGTGAAGAACCCGCTGGAGGCGCTCGCGCAGATGCTCGCGGCGCTCAAGGACGCGCACGGGCGCGTCGTCGTCCCCGGCTTTTACGACGGCGTGCGCGAGCTCTCGCCGGCCGAGCGCGCGGAGATCGCGGCGCTGCCGTTCGATCCCGCCAAAGAAGCGGCGGCGCTCGGCGTCCCCGAGCTCAGCGGCGAATCGGTGCGTTTGCCGCTCGAGCGGATGTGGATGCGCCCGACGCTCGAGATCAACGGGATGTACGGCGGATATCAGGGCGACGGTTCGAAGACGATCATCCCGTCGTACGCGAAGGCGAAGCTGACCTCGCGGCTCGTCCCGCATCAGGATCCGCATGCGGTCCGTCACGCGGTGACGACGTTCCTCAAGCGCGTCGCACCGAAGGGCGTGACGGTCGAGATCGAGGAGCACGGCGACGTGCGTGCGGTCGAAACATCGCGCGATCACCCGGCCGTCGCCGCCGCCGCGCGCGCGATGGAACTCGGCTTCGGCAAACCGCCGGTCTTCATCGGGACCGGCGGGACGATCGGGCCGGTCTCGTCGTTCGACCGCATCCTGCACCTGCCGCAGGTGCTGATCGGCGTCGGCCTTCCCGACGACGCGATCCACGCGCCCAACGAGCGCTTCGATCTTGGTCAGTTCTACGGCGGGATCGAGACGATGACGTACCTGTACGACGAGTTGGCGAAGGCGCTTCGGTGAACCCGACGACGCGGTTCGACGATCGCGCCGGCGCGTACGTCGCGGGCCGTCCGTCGTATCCCCAGGCGGCCATCGACGCGCTCTTCGACGGGCTCGGCGACCCGCACGAGGTGCTCGCCGCGGACATCGGCGCCGGGACGGGGATCTCCTCGCGTCTGCTCGCCGCCGCCGGCGCGCGCGTCTTGGCGATCGAACCGAACGCCGATATGCGCAGCGCCGCCGAGCCGCATCCGAACGTGGAGTGGATCGCGGCGACCGGCGAAGAGACCGGACTCAACGAGGCGAGCGTCGATCTGGTGACCGTCTTCCAGGCGTTCCACTGGCTCGACCCGCACGCCGCGCTGCGCGAGTTCCTGCGCATCCTCCGGCCCGGCGGGCGCGTCGCGCTCGTGTACAACGAACGCGACGAGAGCGACGCGTTCACCGCCGCATACGGCGATCTGGTGCGGCTTTACGCGACCGACGAGACGGAGCGCCGCCGCGACGATGCGCGCAGCGCCTTCGAGCGCCTCGCGTCCGCGGGCGCATGGCATCAGCCGCGGCGGCTCACGTTCTCCAACACCCACGACCTCGACGCCGACGGGCTCTTCGCGCGCACGCGCAGCACCTCGTACCTCCCGAAAGGCGGTGCTGCGGCCGAAGAACTGCGCGCGGAATCGCGCGAGCTCTTCGCTCGCTTCGCCGCGAACGGCCGCGTGCAGATGCGGATGCTGACGATCGTCTCGATCGGCGACGTCGGCGGCGACGGCGCGTGACGCGATGAGTGATATGGCAGTCGAAGCGATACGGCGTCACGTCAGCGTCACGGAATACAATGCGATGGCGCAAGCGGGGATTCTCGGAGACGACGAACGCGTGGAAGGCTTGGACGGCGACGTCATCGTGGCGCCGCCGCAAGGACCGCCGCACGTCTCCGTCGTTGCGCGGATCGCCGACGTCCTGCGGAGCCGCCTCGATGCGCGGCTCGCGTTCCCGGACGTGACGTTTACCGTCGACGAGCTGATGGGCCCCGACCGCTGAGCGGCGCGCGGCTGCGCATCGGAATCGACGTCGGCGGGACGTTCACCGACGTCGTCGCGGTCGACGCGGCGACGCGCGAACTGATCGCGGCGGTGAAAGTGCCGACGACGCACGATCATCCCGACGGCGTCGCGGCCGGGATCGTGGCGGGCCTGGAGCGGATCCTCGCCGAGCCGCAGGTCGACGCGCACGCGATCGCGTTCATCGCGCACTCGACGACGCAGGCGACGAACGCGCTGCTCGAAGGCGACATCGCGACCGTCGGCGTCCTGCTCCTCGGCGGACCGGTCGTGCGCGCCTTCGCGCGATTCGCGCCGTTCGCGCTCGCCGAAGGAGTGCAGTTCGCGCCGCGGTGGTACGACGGACGCGATCCCGCCGCGCTGGATGCCGCCGCCGCGGGGGGCGTCGACGCGATCGCGGTCAGCGATGCGTTCGGCGTCGACCGGCCACAGCGCGAAGCCGCGCTCGTCGGCGCGGCGCGCGCGCGCGGGATCGCCGCGACGAGCGGCGCCGAGGTGTCGACGCAATACGGCCTGCGCGCGCGCACTCGCACCGCCGCGCTCAACGCTGCGATCCTGCCGCGGATGCTGCGCACGTCGCGCGTCACCGCGCGTGCCGTCGCCGACGCGCGCATCCCCGCGCCGCTGATGATCATGCGGAGCGACGGCGGCGTGATGGACGTCGGCGAAGTCGAGCGGCGCCCGATCCTCACCATGCTCTCTGGTCCCGCGGCGGGGATCGCCGGCGCGCTCTTTCACGAGAACGTCACCGACGGGATCTTCATCGAAGTCGGAGGGACGAGTGCCGACTGCTCGGTGATCCGGCGGGGTCAGCCGCAGATGCGTCCGGCACAGATCGGCGGCCACCGTACGCTCCTGCGCACGCTCGACGTGCGCACGATCGCCGTCGCGGGAGGTTCGCTCGCACGGCTGCAGCACGGGCGCGTCGTCGAGGTCGGTCCGCGCTCCGCGCACATCGCGGGATATCACTACGCAGCGTTCACCGCCCGCGAGACGATCGCAAGCGCGCGCGCCGACCTCTCCGCCGGCGTGGGCGCTCTGGTTGCCGCCGACGGGACGCGGATCGCGGTGACGCCGACGTGTGCGGCGAACGCGCTGGGCGCCGTCCCCCAAGGCGCGTTCGCGGCCGGCGATCGCGAGGCGGCGCGCGCCGCGTGCGCGCTCGTCGCCGCCGAACTCGGCACCGACGCCGACGCGCTTGCGCGGGCGATCCTCGATCGTGCCTCCGACCGTCTGCGGGCGACGATCGAGGAGCTCATCGCCGACTACGGGCTCGATCCGGCGACCGTGGTGCTCGTCGGCGGCGGCGGCGGCGCGGCCGCGCTCGTTCCCTACGCCGCGCAGCGGCTGGGCTTCGCGCACCGCATTGCGCGCGACGCGGCGGTGATCTCGCCGGTCGGCGTCGCGCTCGCGCTCGTCCGCGACGTCGTCGAACGGACGATCGTCGATCCCCAACCCGCCGACCTCGCGCGTATCCGGCGCGAGGCGATCGACGCTGCGGTTGCCTCCGGCGCCAACCGCGACTTCGTCGAGGTGGCGGTCGAGATCGACACGGCGCGCAACCGCGTGCGTGCCACCGCGTCCGGCGCCACGGCGATGGCGCAGGACGCCGGCGGCTCGGCGACCGCAGGTGAGACGGAACGGATCGCCGCCGCCGCCGAGCACCTGCGCGAACGGGCCGCGGACGTGCGCATCGTCGCGCGCACCCCTGGCCTGCTCGTCGCCGCGGGCGCGCGCGAACTCGCGGTCGTCGATGCGCGCGCGGTCGTGCGGCTCGTGCTCCCGTCAGCGCGCGCGCGTACGCTCGCCGCCGGCACCGTTGCCGACGCGCTGCCGCGCGAGATCGACGACGCCACGACGTTCGGCGACGTGGGCCGATCGCTGCCGGATGTGTTTCTCCTGCGCGGCGCGCGCATCGCCGAGTTCAGCGGGATGGCGGAGGCCGCACAGATCGCGGGGCTCGTGCGCGACGAACTCGACGGCGTCGACGCCGCCGAGCCCGTCGTCGTGGTGACCGTGACGAAACGCGCCTGACGGCGCCGCCGTCAGCGGTAGAAAACCGCAGCGAGCGGCAGGCACTCCAGCGAAGCCCCCGCGACGGCGCGCGCGAGGGCCCGCCGACTCGCCCAACCGTCGAACGTTTCGTCGCGAACGGAGCGGGCAACGCGGTGCGCGAAGGCGCGGAGATGCGCGAGTACGACGTCCTCGTGGTCGGCGGCGGAAACGCCGGG is a genomic window containing:
- a CDS encoding hydantoinase/oxoprolinase family protein, with amino-acid sequence MDVGGTFTDVVAVDAATRELIAAVKVPTTHDHPDGVAAGIVAGLERILAEPQVDAHAIAFIAHSTTQATNALLEGDIATVGVLLLGGPVVRAFARFAPFALAEGVQFAPRWYDGRDPAALDAAAAGGVDAIAVSDAFGVDRPQREAALVGAARARGIAATSGAEVSTQYGLRARTRTAALNAAILPRMLRTSRVTARAVADARIPAPLMIMRSDGGVMDVGEVERRPILTMLSGPAAGIAGALFHENVTDGIFIEVGGTSADCSVIRRGQPQMRPAQIGGHRTLLRTLDVRTIAVAGGSLARLQHGRVVEVGPRSAHIAGYHYAAFTARETIASARADLSAGVGALVAADGTRIAVTPTCAANALGAVPQGAFAAGDREAARAACALVAAELGTDADALARAILDRASDRLRATIEELIADYGLDPATVVLVGGGGGAAALVPYAAQRLGFAHRIARDAAVISPVGVALALVRDVVERTIVDPQPADLARIRREAIDAAVASGANRDFVEVAVEIDTARNRVRATASGATAMAQDAGGSATAGETERIAAAAEHLRERAADVRIVARTPGLLVAAGARELAVVDARAVVRLVLPSARARTLAAGTVADALPREIDDATTFGDVGRSLPDVFLLRGARIAEFSGMAEAAQIAGLVRDELDGVDAAEPVVVVTVTKRA
- a CDS encoding ABC transporter ATP-binding protein produces the protein MIAIRGLTKRYRDVLAVDEVSLEVPSGSVCGLLGRNGAGKTTTFKCLLGFAQPERGEVRFNGVPRTPATFASLGYVPERPAHYGWLTVAQHLEFARRTQPSYDAAFASELLATFRLDPRKKSSRLSKGQQTALSLILALAHRPQILILDEPASGLDPLMQRVVLDLLIDAGTSGATILLSSHQIGQIDRAADRVAIMRDGKIVLAGVLDDLREAARIVEATFIGSVPDLGGLERTMRVEQIGTSIRVHANSDAAAVTARLGALGAAGVRVVDRSLEDVFLDAVGDGEGAV
- a CDS encoding class I SAM-dependent methyltransferase, with protein sequence MNPTTRFDDRAGAYVAGRPSYPQAAIDALFDGLGDPHEVLAADIGAGTGISSRLLAAAGARVLAIEPNADMRSAAEPHPNVEWIAATGEETGLNEASVDLVTVFQAFHWLDPHAALREFLRILRPGGRVALVYNERDESDAFTAAYGDLVRLYATDETERRRDDARSAFERLASAGAWHQPRRLTFSNTHDLDADGLFARTRSTSYLPKGGAAAEELRAESRELFARFAANGRVQMRMLTIVSIGDVGGDGA
- a CDS encoding dipeptidase: MIAPHADALVEHVRANRARYLDELRAWIAIPSISAQPAHAGDVRRSAEHAVARMRAAGLTDAEVLETGGHPVAYGAWLGAPGAPTILIYGHHDVQPDDPIALWTSPPFDAQVRDGKLYGRGAVDDKGQCLMHLAAIEAHLRVNGKLPLNVKVVIEGEEEVSSAHFESFLAREKERLACDCVVVSDTAVFAEDVPSLTTSLRGLVGWEITVHGPATDLHSGYYGGIVKNPLEALAQMLAALKDAHGRVVVPGFYDGVRELSPAERAEIAALPFDPAKEAAALGVPELSGESVRLPLERMWMRPTLEINGMYGGYQGDGSKTIIPSYAKAKLTSRLVPHQDPHAVRHAVTTFLKRVAPKGVTVEIEEHGDVRAVETSRDHPAVAAAARAMELGFGKPPVFIGTGGTIGPVSSFDRILHLPQVLIGVGLPDDAIHAPNERFDLGQFYGGIETMTYLYDELAKALR